Sequence from the Marinihelvus fidelis genome:
TCACCCTGCTCATCAACGTAAGCCGTGCCCACCAGGCCCAGCCTTGGCTGTTGCGAAAACAGGCCGACCTGCTGAGTCAGCTTGGTCGGATTAACCCAGGTATCATCATCATCGATACGGGCGATCAGGTCGCCATGGCCGGTTGCGATACCCCGGTTCAGCGAGGCCGGAAGACCCTGGTTCTTCTCATGCGTGACGACCCGGACGCGCGGGTCACCGGCCAGCCCGGAAAGCACCTCGGCGGTCGGGTCAGTCGAGCCGTCATTGACGATGACCAGTTCAAACGCGGGGTAATCCTGGGCCAACACACTGTCGACCGCGGTTCGGACGCGGGACGCCCGGTTCAGCGTCGCCATCACCACGGTGACCAGGGGCCGCGAAGTGTTCAAGGGTGCGGCAACCTTAACCGGCCTCGCGAGCAGCCTGCGCCGGGCGGTTGCCAACAGACTCCGAGTCTTCCATGGCCTCCATGTACTGGTCGACCACGTCCTCGGGGTCACCCATGGCCTTGATGGCCCCGTCTTCCAGCCAGATCACCCGGTCACACAGCGTTCTCAAGCGGTTCAGCGAATGTGACACCAGTACCACGGACTGGTCTGAATCGATCCGTTCACGCATCGCATTGACTGCCTTGCGCTTGAAGGATTCATCACCCACACCCAGGACCTCATCGATCAGCAGGACATCGACCTTCATGGTCAGTCCCACCGCGAAGCCCAGCCTGGCTTTCATGCCCGAAGAATAGGACTTGACCGGCTCGTCGATGAACTTGCCCAGACCGGAGAACTCGACGATCTCGTCATGGTGCCTGAGGGCATCCCTGCGGCTGTGCCCCAAGAACATGCAGGACAGGACCAGGTTCTGAGAGCCTGTCAAAAGCTGGTCAAAACCCACAGAGAGCGACAGCAGTGACACGCTCTTGCAGTGCCGCGTGATGGTGCCTTTCTCTGGGCGATAGATGCCCGACAACAGCTTCAGCAACGTGGATTTACCGCAACCGTTGCGCCCGACCACCCCCAGGGTTTCACCGTGACGCAGGGAAAACGTCACATCGGTCAGCGCCTCGATGCGATGCTGGCGACCGAAGTTGGCCCGCGTGTGGTATGAAAACCCCACATTCTCGATTTCCAGGACATTGCGATGTGAAGTACTCATTGCACCACCAGGCGTGCATAGGCCGTGTCAAAGCGGCGATAAACCGCGATCATTACGATCGAAAAAACCACCGAGCACCCCGAAATAACGGCCAGCGCTGTCCAGTCGGGCCACTGGTTATCAAGGATCACCTGGCGGTAGTTCTTGATCAGGTTGGCCATGGGGTTCATCAGGAAGATTTCCCGATGCTGCGGGAGCAGGACCTGCTCATAGCTGTAGAAAATGCCCGAACCCCACATCGTGACCATCAGCCCGGTACCGATCAGGAACTTGAAATCCGGTACCGGGGGAACGATGGCCGCCGCAAACAGGCCGCCCGCGATGATCAGCAGCAATTGTGTCGCAATGACCGGAAACACGCCCAACCAGGCCCACGTCACTTCGCGCCCCAGGAACAACATAAACAGGAACGCCATCAGGAACACCAGGCTCTGCTTGACCAGGTCCTGGCCGATGGTCAACAACGGAAAAAACGGCTTGGGAATCGCTACCTGGTTAATGATGCCGCGACCGGCCAGCAAGGCCCCTCCAGCATGCGAAATGCTCCTGGAAAACCAGGAAAACGCCACCTGGCCACAGATCAGGAACGCCAGGAAATCATCCGAGCGCAGGGCCAGGAAGATGCCAAACACCACGTACATTGTGGCTACAAACAGTGCCGGCTCCAGCACCCACCAGAGGTAGCCCAGGTAGGTCTTCGCCCCTTCCGACTTCAGGTTAAAACTCAGCTTGGTGAAAAAGATTTCCCAGAACTGGCGACTGGTAATGGTTAGCAAGCGTGATCTCCACACCCGGGACCGGAGCCCGGTTATTATTCCAACGACGAATTATCCAGCATTGGCGTCCCAAGTTCAGCCCCGGCTGTCGCTGTCCGGTATGATTCCGGCAGATGGACCAACCCGAGCCCCTGCCTGACGGCCAATGAAACGCCGAGACGCCTTTATCTATGACTTCCTGCTGGTCGAAGGCGGCGCGGAAGCCCTGTCCCTGGACGTCGCTCGCCGGTTCAACCAGTTTGACCTGCTGGTTGGATTCATCGACCCGCAACGCTTTCCGCCGCACATACTCGAGGGCGTCACCTGCAAGGCGCTGATCGGGCCCTCCCGCCTGCGTGGCTGGCAGGGGCTCAAGACCATGCACGCGTTCGAGCGCCGCGGGCAGTGCCTGGAAGCCTACGACACCGCGGTCTTTAGCGGTGTCTACGCACCCGTCGGTGTGCACCACCGCGCCGGCCAGCGAAACCTCTACTATTGCCACACGCCACCACGTTTCGCCTACGACCTGGAGGCGCATTACCTGGACCAGGCCCGGCCCTGGCAGCGCCCGGCATTGCGCTGGCTCGCCCGACATGTACGCCATCGCTACGAACGCGCCGTTGCCGCCATGGACCGGATCGCGGTCAATTCGGCCAACGTAGGACGCCGCCTGGAGCGCTACCTGGGCCTGGCCAATACCGAGATCATCCACCCCCCGGTGGATACCAAATCGTTCGCCTGGCGGTCCGGCCAGGGCTATTTCCTGTCCACGGCGCGACTCGAGCCCTACAAACGCATAGACCTGCTGATTGACGCATTCCGTGGCCTGCCGCGCCAGACGCTGGTCATCGCTTCTGGCGGGAGCCAGGCGCCTGCGCTGAAACGCATGGCCCGTGACTGTGACAACATCCATTTTACCGGCTGGCAGTCGCGAGACGATCTGCGGGAACGTATCGGAAATTGCCGGGCAACGCTGTACATTCCCACGGACGAGGATTTTGGCATGTCTCCCGTCGAGTCGATGGCGGCGGGCAAGCCCGTCATCGGCGTGGCCGAGGGGGGCTTGCTGGAGACCGTTGTTGATGGCGCTACGGGCACGCTGGTCCGCCCTGAACGACTCTCGACCGACCGGGCGACGGCCGTGGCGGCCCTGCGTGCGGCGATCAACGAAATGACCGCCGACCGCGCCAGGGCCATGCGGGCGGCTTGCGAGGTACGGGCCGAACGGTTCAGTGTCGCGGCGTTTGACTCGGCTTTTCGCGCATTTACAGCCCCCTAGCGATCCACCTCCGCGTTTTGGTTCACGGCAAACAGCATGCCGTCAGCGTCAATATTCACCAGGCTCAGGCTGCCGACAATCTCGGGTGGAATGGACAACGCTTCAACACGCCGGCGCAAATCAACCTGCTCCGCGGGCAGATCGACGAAATCACCAACCACCAGGATGTAATCGAGGCGACTGGCCTGGTCCGGCGTGGGCATCTGCCAGTAAACCGCCGCGTTATGGGGGAGCAGTTGATACTTGCTGCGCCAGGCGAAATACTTGGGCTGGTTACGATCATAAAGAACCAGTATTCGGGCGGCTTCACCCGAAGGCAGTTTTTCTGCCACTTCGCTCAACCACGGGTCGAGGCGCCCCAGTTCGGTCTCTGACATCCGGTTTTCCACGGGCTGGGACAGTGCAGCCACTGAAAGGGCCATGCGCTGCACCCTGTTGACCAGCCAGCGCGCATCCAGCATGAACCATGCGACCAGCATCGCCAGCAGGATCACGTTGATCCTCTGGCCGCGAGGACCGAGCCACAGGGCCAACAGGACAACCACCAGCAGCCATGCCGCCACCAGCGTGGGCAGCGCCAGTCGCTGTGATTCGGCCCCACCCGCCAGTGAATGCGCGGAGCGCTGGGTCCACGGCTCGTACCCGAACCACTCTTCTGCCAGCAGGGCCATGGCCGAATCGACCCCTTTTTCCTCGATCACCGCTTTGCGCACACTAGCCTCCGCCCCTGCGCTTTCGAGGAACAGGAACCCGACCTCGGTCACGGTGCCGGACCAGTCTTCCGAGCTGCCAAGGTCGACCAGTTCGTCGTGATCCAGCAGCGTAATCCGGCTCACTTCGCCAGGTTGTGCCTGCAGGCGCCAGAAAAACGCCGGTGCGTCATCCGGGTCGATAATGCCATCGGCAAAACTCACATCCAGCCGCAGCAGGTCGCTGGTCCCGGCATCAATCTCGATAGGGCCGGAAGTAAGCAGCGCGACACCATCCTGGTAACGGTCAATGACGTAGGCATCGCCCTCGCGGTGCCCTTCTCCCATGACAAACTGCATATCACTGAATGGCTCGATGCCAGGTGCCCTGGCATCACCGGGTGTTGCGAGCCATATTCCCCCCAACAGAACCGCGACGGAAAGCAGCAGCGCGCCTGCGTACAGCCCTGTCACGCGCAGGCGCTGACCCGCCAGGGGGTTGCCGGCACTGGCGTCGGGAACCAACTCCTGGATCAGCAACATCGCCGCAAAAACTACGGCAGGGTAAACCTGCAGGGGCAAGCGGTTGATCGCGGTGTAGTCCGCCGCCCATTCGCCCTGGCTGGTAAAGCCGAAAATCAGCACCTGGGTGACAATAACGACGCCGAAGAATGCGAACACGACCCGGCGAACGGGCGCGCTGACCCTGCGACTGAGCACGGCCAGCAAGGCCAGTACCAGCAGGCTGGGCCAGGCCAGGTGCCAGTTGTCACGCACCAGCGTGTTCTGGACATAAGCGGCCCCGACATCGTGCCGGGCAATGGGAATCGCGCCTTTCAGCGGCACATGGAGCGTATTTTCGGCGATACCGATCGTACCGACGATTGGGAGTTCAATGATCCCGGGCTGCCACCAGAGCAACACAAGAACGGTGGCCAGCAGGCCGACAAGCACCCACCACAGGCGCCGCGAAGACGAGAGCGCGACGGCGAGGAACACGAACCCGGCGCATAACCACACCAGCCCTTCCGCCTTGACCAGCAGCCCCATCAGCAGCATGACCAGGCCCAGCGCCAGTTGCGACCGGTCCGAGCGCAGCACCCCGACCATCAGCGCGACGAAGCCCAGGCCAGCAAAACCCGCCAGCCAGATATCCGCGTAACCTCCCAATGACATGTGTGCGGCAAAAATCGGTGTGGAAACCAGGACCAGCAGCCCCAGCGCGGCCACCGGTGCCGCCACACCCATCGACCTGACCTGTCCATGCATCGCCAGTACGATCGCCAGGCCACACAAGATGACCGGGGTGTTGACCATCGCATCGTGCCACTGTCCCATGGACATCGCCGC
This genomic interval carries:
- a CDS encoding ABC transporter ATP-binding protein, producing the protein MSTSHRNVLEIENVGFSYHTRANFGRQHRIEALTDVTFSLRHGETLGVVGRNGCGKSTLLKLLSGIYRPEKGTITRHCKSVSLLSLSVGFDQLLTGSQNLVLSCMFLGHSRRDALRHHDEIVEFSGLGKFIDEPVKSYSSGMKARLGFAVGLTMKVDVLLIDEVLGVGDESFKRKAVNAMRERIDSDQSVVLVSHSLNRLRTLCDRVIWLEDGAIKAMGDPEDVVDQYMEAMEDSESVGNRPAQAAREAG
- a CDS encoding ABC transporter permease; the protein is MLTITSRQFWEIFFTKLSFNLKSEGAKTYLGYLWWVLEPALFVATMYVVFGIFLALRSDDFLAFLICGQVAFSWFSRSISHAGGALLAGRGIINQVAIPKPFFPLLTIGQDLVKQSLVFLMAFLFMLFLGREVTWAWLGVFPVIATQLLLIIAGGLFAAAIVPPVPDFKFLIGTGLMVTMWGSGIFYSYEQVLLPQHREIFLMNPMANLIKNYRQVILDNQWPDWTALAVISGCSVVFSIVMIAVYRRFDTAYARLVVQ
- a CDS encoding glycosyltransferase, with translation MKRRDAFIYDFLLVEGGAEALSLDVARRFNQFDLLVGFIDPQRFPPHILEGVTCKALIGPSRLRGWQGLKTMHAFERRGQCLEAYDTAVFSGVYAPVGVHHRAGQRNLYYCHTPPRFAYDLEAHYLDQARPWQRPALRWLARHVRHRYERAVAAMDRIAVNSANVGRRLERYLGLANTEIIHPPVDTKSFAWRSGQGYFLSTARLEPYKRIDLLIDAFRGLPRQTLVIASGGSQAPALKRMARDCDNIHFTGWQSRDDLRERIGNCRATLYIPTDEDFGMSPVESMAAGKPVIGVAEGGLLETVVDGATGTLVRPERLSTDRATAVAALRAAINEMTADRARAMRAACEVRAERFSVAAFDSAFRAFTAP